In Micromonospora cremea, the genomic window CCGACACCCATGCCCAGCTACGGATTCCTCAGCACCCACCCACCGACCCGGTGCGGACTGGCCACCTTCAACTCCGCCCTCGCCGCCCAGTTGACCGCCGACGGCGCGCGCGGCGGCATCGTGCGGGTCACCGACCACGGCGATGACCAGCGGCCCGGGCCCGGGGTGGTGCACACCTGGTCGGCGCGCACCCCGGCCGGCTGGCGGGACGCCGCGGCGGTCCTGAGCAGCTTCGACGTGGCCATCGTCCAGCACGAGTACGGCATCTACCCCGGCAACGACGGCGAGGACGTCCTGCCCCTGCTGCGCCGGCTCACCGTGCCGAGCATCGTGGTCCTGCACACCGTGCTCCGCCAGCCCTCCGCCCGGCAGAAGTCCCTGCTGGAGCAGATCGTCGCCACCGCGGGTGCGGTCGTGACGATGACCGACACCGCCCGTGACCGGCTGCTCGTCGGCTACGCCGTGTCGCCGGGCAAGGTCACGGTCATCCCGCACGGCGCCGCCGAGCACGTCGGCGTGCGCGTCGACCGACGGGCCCGCCCGCACCTGCTGACCTGGGGGCTGATTGGTCCCGGCAAGGGCATCGAGTGGTCGTTGCGGGCCCTCGCGCGGTTGCAGGACCTGGAACCGACACCCACCTACACCGTCGCCGGCCGGACCCACCCCAAGGTGATCGAGCACCAGGGCGAGACGTACCGGTCGGGCCTGCACCGGCTCGGTGCGCAGCTGGGCATCGCGCACGCCGTGGACTACCAGGACGTCTACCACGACCTGGAGGCACTGGGTCGGTTGATTCGCTCCGCCGACGTGGTCGTGCTGCCGTACGACTCCCGCGAACAGGTCACCTCCGGCGTGCTCATCGAGGCGGTGGCCGCCGGCGTGCCCGTGGTGGCCACCGCGTTCCCGCACGCCGTCGAGCTGCTCACCGGTGGACCAGGTCTGGTCGTACCCCACCAGGATCCGGCGGCGCTGGCCGCGGCGATCCGGCGGATCCTGATCGAGCCCGGTCTGACCGCCCGGCTGGCCGGCCGCATCCGGCCACTGGCCGCGCATCTGCGCTGGCCGGCGGTGGCGGCCCAGTACGGCACGCTCGCCGAGCGGCTCACCGAGGCCCGCCCGGCCGTCGTCGGCGCGGCGTCGGCATGACCGCGACCACCGGCCACCCCACCATGTCGGCCGGCAGACGCTGGGTGACGGCGCCGGCGCCGAGCTTCGCGCACCTGAGCCGGCTGAGCGACGACACCGGCCTGTTCGAGCACGCGCGGCACGCCATCGTCCGCCGCGAGCACGGCTACTGCACCGACGACGTGGCCCGCGGCCTGGTGGTCATCAGCCGCGAGCCGGAACCCACCGATGAGGTGCTCCGACTCGCGGAGCGTTACCTGGCCTTCCTGACCCACGCGCAGGACGCCGGCGGCGCCTTCCGCAACCGGCTCGGCCACGACCGGCGCTGGGCCGACGATCCTGGGCTCGGCGACTGGTGGGGCCGAGCGCTGTGGGGGCTGGGCACCGCCGCTGCCCGCAGTCCCGCCGCCTGGATACGGGAGGAGGCGCTGGTCGCCTTCACCAGGGGCGCCACGCGGCGCTCCCCGGCCCCGCACGCGATGGCCTTCGCCGGGCTCGGCGCGGCCGAGGTGCTGCGCCGGCACCCGGGCCACGCCGTCGCGGCCGCGTTGCTCGCGGACGCGGCGACCACCATCGGCGTCCCCGGGGCCGACCAGCGGTGGCCCTGGCCGCGGCAGCAGCTGACCTACGCCAGCCCGGCCCTCGCCGAGGTGGTCATCGCCGCCAGCCAGCTGCGCCACGGCGGTCCAGCCCTCGACGAGGGTCTGCGGATGCTGACCTGGCTGCGGGACGTCCAGCTTCGCGAGGGGCGACTGTCGGTCGTGCCCGCCGGAGGCTGGCGGCGCGGCGCGGTAAGACTCCACCACGACCAGCAGCCGATCGAGGTGGCCGCCTTTGCCGATGCCTGTGCCACGGCAGCCACGGTCACCGGCGACGCCGATTGGGAGACCGGGGTGCGGCAGGCGGTCGGTTGGTTCCTCGGCGACAACGACGTCGGTACGCCGATGTGGGATCCGGCGACCGGCGGCGGCTACGACGGGCTGACCCCGCACGGACCCAATCTGAACCAGGGCGCCGAATCCACCCTCGCGCTCATCTCCACCCTGCAGCACGCCCGGCGGTGGTCGTGACCGGCATCCTGGCCGTCCGGCAGCACCGCATCCTCACCCCGGACCCACGCCGGGTCATCGTCAAGCTTTTCGTCCCAGGTGAGGACGCCGCGGTGGTACGCACCCGCGCGGGTGCGCTCATCGACCGTGTGGCGCGCCTCGACGAGGAGGAAACCGGCAGGCTGTTGAGGGACACCTTCGACCGCTTCGGCGCCCGGCACCGCGACCTGGCCGGTACGTTCCACCACCACTACGGCCTCGTCCGGCACCGCGCCGCCCGGGCCTGGGATCTCTCTCCCACCAGCCGGCTCCTGGTTGGCGCCTACTTCAGTCACGAGTACGCGGTCGAGTCCGCCGCCCTGTGCAACCCGTCGATGGTGGCCCACCCCGACCAGACCGAGCTGAGCGCC contains:
- a CDS encoding glycosyltransferase, giving the protein MPSYGFLSTHPPTRCGLATFNSALAAQLTADGARGGIVRVTDHGDDQRPGPGVVHTWSARTPAGWRDAAAVLSSFDVAIVQHEYGIYPGNDGEDVLPLLRRLTVPSIVVLHTVLRQPSARQKSLLEQIVATAGAVVTMTDTARDRLLVGYAVSPGKVTVIPHGAAEHVGVRVDRRARPHLLTWGLIGPGKGIEWSLRALARLQDLEPTPTYTVAGRTHPKVIEHQGETYRSGLHRLGAQLGIAHAVDYQDVYHDLEALGRLIRSADVVVLPYDSREQVTSGVLIEAVAAGVPVVATAFPHAVELLTGGPGLVVPHQDPAALAAAIRRILIEPGLTARLAGRIRPLAAHLRWPAVAAQYGTLAERLTEARPAVVGAASA
- a CDS encoding glycosyltransferase, producing MTATTGHPTMSAGRRWVTAPAPSFAHLSRLSDDTGLFEHARHAIVRREHGYCTDDVARGLVVISREPEPTDEVLRLAERYLAFLTHAQDAGGAFRNRLGHDRRWADDPGLGDWWGRALWGLGTAAARSPAAWIREEALVAFTRGATRRSPAPHAMAFAGLGAAEVLRRHPGHAVAAALLADAATTIGVPGADQRWPWPRQQLTYASPALAEVVIAASQLRHGGPALDEGLRMLTWLRDVQLREGRLSVVPAGGWRRGAVRLHHDQQPIEVAAFADACATAATVTGDADWETGVRQAVGWFLGDNDVGTPMWDPATGGGYDGLTPHGPNLNQGAESTLALISTLQHARRWS